A region of Plantactinospora sp. BC1 DNA encodes the following proteins:
- a CDS encoding sensor histidine kinase: MSRRYALAFVRNLAQTGLGLLGLLMSVLLVAAATLVVPYLPAARAAKRLTDLGRRLAGRWGGVPVPVEHRPGPPVPQRRADGWYVHENELYRSPRLPAYLMELTWRGEDPALLREWTWLHLTPFAGGLATLAPPVLAGAGVGLGVLGLTGGAAPVVGSPPPALALAAGLALVVLGFAVAPLTLRLHAGWSRLLLQPSSQRSWWHRSGLARVLSRSSAATWHGAGLAGLGFAAFGGFLLNLLTLLLTWGGLSPQVSRLTRPLVSRYRRYARAWAGVTIPEPYRPYPAPPSREGDGRYRVGRTLYDDRETAIRAQAYGWTLGDPAFWRDQLWMVTNPLLGMLGLVPAALVSVGLYGLVGQPLWWWPWAVPVGLFSGEWVTPWYIWYGVTHVAPDLAGIPGWTSALFGLVLAALGALLAPALLRLRLRYDRLLLAPTRSAELALRVRQLTETRADAVDTQAAELRRIERDLHDGAQARLIAVGLNLAGVERLIEEDPSAAQALVAQARQASATALTELRDLVRGIHPPVLAERGLPDALRAVALDSPVPVRVSGELPGRLDAPVESAAYFCALEALANASRHGGASTVEIDITHTGTTLRVTVADDGRGGADPARGTGLRGVRRRLGAFDGVLTVRSPVGGPTLVTVEIPCPLPG, translated from the coding sequence ATGTCGCGCCGGTACGCTCTCGCGTTCGTCCGCAACCTCGCCCAGACCGGGCTGGGGCTGCTCGGCCTGCTGATGTCCGTACTGCTGGTGGCGGCGGCCACCCTGGTCGTGCCGTACCTGCCGGCGGCCCGGGCCGCCAAGCGGCTGACGGACCTGGGTCGACGGCTGGCCGGACGCTGGGGAGGCGTCCCCGTGCCGGTCGAGCACCGCCCGGGACCCCCGGTGCCGCAGCGCCGGGCCGACGGCTGGTACGTGCACGAGAACGAGCTGTACCGCTCGCCCCGGCTCCCGGCGTACCTGATGGAACTCACCTGGCGTGGCGAGGACCCGGCGCTGCTCCGCGAGTGGACCTGGCTGCACCTGACGCCGTTCGCCGGCGGCCTGGCGACGCTGGCACCGCCGGTGCTGGCCGGTGCCGGGGTCGGGCTCGGCGTGCTCGGGCTGACCGGCGGCGCGGCCCCGGTCGTCGGCTCGCCGCCGCCGGCGCTGGCGCTGGCGGCCGGGCTGGCGCTGGTCGTGCTCGGCTTCGCGGTCGCGCCGCTGACGCTGCGGCTGCACGCCGGGTGGAGCCGGCTGCTGCTCCAGCCGTCGTCGCAGCGGTCCTGGTGGCACCGGTCCGGGCTGGCCCGGGTGCTGAGTCGGTCCTCGGCCGCCACCTGGCACGGCGCCGGTCTGGCCGGGCTCGGCTTCGCGGCGTTCGGCGGCTTCCTGCTGAACCTGCTGACCCTCCTGCTCACCTGGGGCGGGCTCTCGCCGCAGGTGTCGAGGCTGACCCGACCGCTGGTGAGCCGCTACCGCCGCTACGCCCGCGCCTGGGCCGGTGTGACGATCCCGGAGCCGTACCGGCCGTATCCGGCGCCGCCGAGCCGGGAGGGGGACGGCCGCTACCGGGTCGGCCGGACCCTCTACGACGACCGGGAGACGGCGATCCGGGCCCAGGCGTACGGGTGGACGCTCGGCGATCCGGCATTCTGGCGCGACCAGCTCTGGATGGTCACCAACCCGCTGCTCGGGATGCTCGGCCTGGTCCCGGCCGCCCTGGTCTCGGTGGGGCTCTACGGGCTGGTCGGGCAGCCACTGTGGTGGTGGCCGTGGGCGGTGCCGGTGGGGCTGTTCAGCGGCGAGTGGGTGACCCCCTGGTACATCTGGTACGGCGTCACCCACGTCGCGCCGGACCTCGCCGGGATTCCCGGCTGGACCAGCGCCCTGTTCGGCCTGGTGCTGGCCGCCCTCGGTGCGCTGCTCGCCCCGGCCCTGCTCCGGCTGCGCCTGCGGTACGACCGGCTGCTGCTCGCACCGACCCGGTCGGCCGAACTCGCGCTGCGGGTGCGGCAACTGACCGAGACCCGGGCCGACGCCGTCGACACCCAGGCGGCCGAGCTGCGCCGGATCGAACGGGACCTGCACGACGGGGCGCAGGCCCGGCTGATCGCGGTCGGGCTCAACCTGGCCGGGGTGGAACGGCTGATCGAGGAGGACCCGTCGGCCGCGCAGGCGTTGGTGGCCCAGGCCCGGCAGGCCTCGGCGACCGCGTTGACCGAGCTGCGCGACCTGGTCCGGGGCATCCATCCGCCGGTACTCGCCGAGCGGGGTCTGCCGGACGCGCTCCGGGCGGTGGCGCTGGACAGCCCGGTGCCGGTACGGGTCAGCGGGGAACTGCCCGGCCGGCTCGACGCGCCGGTGGAGTCGGCGGCGTACTTCTGCGCGCTGGAGGCGCTGGCCAACGCCAGCCGGCACGGCGGGGCGAGCACCGTGGAGATCGACATCACGCACACCGGTACGACACTGCGGGTCACCGTCGCCGACGACGGGCGGGGCGGCGCCGACCCGGCCCGGGGCACCGGGCTGCGCGGCGTGCGGCGCCGACTGGGCGCGTTCGACGGGGTACTCACGGTGCGCAGCCCGGTCGGCGGCCCGACGCTGGTGACCGTGGAGATCCCCTGCCCGCTCCCGGGATAG